In one window of Carassius carassius chromosome 38, fCarCar2.1, whole genome shotgun sequence DNA:
- the nabp2 gene encoding SOSS complex subunit B1-A produces the protein MSTETHVKDIKPGLKNLNVIFIVLETGRVTKTKDGHEVRTCKVADKTGSISISVWDEVGGLIQAGDIIRLTKGYASVFKGCLTLYTGRGGELQKIGEFCMVYSEVPNFSEPNPEYLAQMNKTGLNDQSNTNSSAGAPAGNDTPNGNGVNSQGSGNSQPGGRASSGNGNRSTPSPGVGGSSISNGKETRRTVKR, from the exons ATGAGCACAGAGACTCATGTGAAGGACATTAAACCTGGACTCAAGAATCTCAACGTCATCTTCATCGTGCTGGAAACAG GACGAGTGACGAAGACCAAAGACGGTCATGAGGTGCGCACATGTAAAGTGGCTGACAAGACGGGCAGCATCAGTATTTCGGTTTGGGATGAAGTCGGTGGCCTCATCCAGGCTGGTGACATCATCAGACTGACCAAAGG TTATGCCTCAGTTTTTAAAGGCTGTTTAACGCTGTACACTGGAAGAGGAGGTGAACTACAGAAGATCGGAGA ATTCTGCATGGTGTATTCAGAGGTGCCAAACTTTAGTGAGCCAAATCCAGAATATTTGGCCCAGATGAATAAAACG GGACTTAATGACCAGAGCAACACGAACAGCAGCGCTGGTGCACCTGCAG GTAATGACACCCCCAATGGAAATGGGGTGAATTCTCAAGGCTCTGGCAACTCACAGCCGGGTGGACGAGCAAGTAGTGGAAATGGAAACCGGTCGACACCAAGTCCAGGTGTGGGAGGAAGCTCCATAAGCAACGGAAAGGAGACACGACGAACGGTCAAAAGATGA
- the LOC132118944 gene encoding protein canopy homolog 2-like gives MENHFYIVIVYALMSLHLLLVQGARQGQDIKCGACRALVDEMEWAISQIDPKKMIQTGSFRINPDGTQSVREVPFSRSESHLLELMEEVCEKMKDYGERVDPVTNRKTYVRHTSRDGTAMDLSDLAFDSRVSSSLKFACETIVEQHEDELIEFFDHETDNVKDKLCSKRTDLCDHALKIPHDEL, from the exons ATGGAAAACCATTTTTACATTGTTATCGTGTATGCATTGATGTCTTTGCACCTATTGTTAGTCCAAGGAGCCAGACAGGGTCAAGACATAAAATGTGGAG CATGCAGGGCATTAGTCGATGAAATGGAGTGGGCCATATCACAAATAGACCCCAAGAAAATGATCCAGACCGGATCATTTAGGATTAATCCTGATGGCACTCAGTCAGTTAGAGAG GTTCCTTTTTCCCGCTCTGAGAGTCATCTGCTGGAGCTGATGGAAGAGGTTTGTGAGAAGATGAAAGATTACGGTGAACGTGTTGACCCTGTCACCAATCGGAAGACATACGTGAGACATACGTCCCGTGATGGCACTGCCATGGACCTTTCTGATCTGGCCTTCGACTCCAGAGTCAGCTCTAGTTTAAAGTTTGCt tgtgaaaCGATCGTGGAGCAGCATGAGGATGAACTTATTGAATTCTTCGATCACGAGACAGACAATGTTAAAGACAAGCTCTGCAGTAAGAGGACAG ATCTTTGTGACCATGCTCTGAAGATACCTCATGATGAGTTATAA